In Streptomyces camelliae, the sequence CACGCCCCCTGGAGACGATCGCGGCCCTGCGCACACTCAGGTCGTACGGCCGCTTCACGGGCTGAGCCGACGCCTCGCGCCGAACCCGGCCGGGGATGCCGGGCGGGCCGGTCCACCGCACGGGCCGAACCCGGCCGGGGATGCCGGGCGGGCCGGTCCACCGCACGGGCCGAACCCGGCCGTGTTCGACGACAACGCCGGCAGCACGCCAGCACCGGCCCCGGCCTCCTCCTCGCCACCCCCGGGCCACCCCTCAACCGCGCACCGACACACGACGTTTTCCCAGGTCAGCGCGATTGTCAGTGGTCGGGTGCAGGATGGACGCATGGTCAGCTCCGCACACCGAGCCCTCGACGGCTTCTCCCCCGCGACCCGCGGCTGGTTCACGGGGGCGTTCTCCGCGCCCACCGCGGCCCAGGCGGGTGCGTGGCAGTCCATCGGGGCGGGTTCGGACGTGCTGGTGGTGGCCCCGACCGGATCGGGCAAGACGCTGGCCGCATTCCTCGCCGCCCTGGACCAGCTGGCCTCGGCCCCGCCCCCGGCCGACCCGAAGAAGCGCTGCCGGGTGCTGTACGTGTCACCGCTGAAGGCCCTCGCGGTCGACGTCGAGCGCAATCTGCGCAGCCCGCTGACCGGCATCCGCCAGGAGTCCGTGCGGCTGGGCCTGCCCGAGCCGGAGGTCAGGGTCGGCATCCGCTCAGGCGACACCCCGGCCGCCGAGCGCCGCGCGCTGTCCACGCGCCCGCCGGACATCCTGATCACCACCCCCGAGTCGCTGTTCCTGATGCTGACCTCGGCCACGCGCGACGCGCTCACGGGCGTCGAGACGGTGATCCTGGACGAGGTGCACGCGGTCGCGGGCACCAAGCGCGGCGCTCACCTCGCGCTCTCCCTGGAGCGGCTGGACGAGCTGCTGCCGAGGCCGGCCCGCCGGATCGGCCTGTCGGCGACCGTACGGCCGGTGGACGAGGTGGCCCGCTATCTCTCGCCGCGCCGCAAGGTGGAGATCGTCCAGCCGGAGTCCGGCAAGGAGTTCGACCTCTCGGTGGTCGTGCCCGTCCAGGACATGGGCGAGCTGGGCGGCTCCCCGGCGGCCGACGCCGCGGAAGGCGGCGAGAAGCCGTCGATCTGGCCGCATGTGGAGGAGCGGATCGCCGACCTCGTCCAGGCCCACCGCTCCACGATCGTGTTCGCCAACTCGCGGCGCCTCGCGGAGCGCCTGTGCAACCGGCTGAACGAGATCGCGTACGAGCGCGCGACCGGCGAGACCCTGGCGGAGCATCACGCCCCCGCACAGCTGATGGGCGGCTCGGGCGCGGCCCAGGGCGCGCCCCCGGTGATCGCCCGCGCGCACCACGGCTCGGTCTCCAAGGAGCAGCGCGCCCTGGTGGAGGAGGACCTGAAGGCCGGACGCCTGCCCGCGGTGGTCGCCACCTCCAGTCTGGAACTCGGTATCGACATGGGCGCGGTGGATCTCGTCGTCCAGGTCGAGTCCCCGCCCTCGGTCGCCTCCGGCCTCCAGCGCGTCGGCCGCGCGGGACACCAGGTGGGCGCCGTCTCCACCGGCGTCGTCTTCCCCAAGTACCGCGGCGACCTCGTCCAGGCCGCCGTGGTCACGGAGCGGATGCGCACAGGCTCGATCGAGTCCCTGAAGGTCCCGGCGAACCCACTGGACGTGCTCGCCCAGCAGCTGGTCGCGATGACGGCGCTGGACACCTGGCAGTTCGACGACCTGCTCGCCCTGGTCCGCCGCGCGGCACCCTTCGCGTCGCTGCCGGAGTCGGCGTTCACGGCGGTCCTCGACATGCTCGCGGGCCGCTATCCGTCCGACGCGTTCGCGGAGCTGCGCCCGCGCGTGGTGTGGGACCGAGTGACCGGCGAGATCACTGGCCGTCCAGGCGCCCAGCGCCTCGCCGTCACCTCCGGCGGCACGATCCCCGACCGGGGTCTGTTCGGGGTCTTCCTCGCCGGTTCCGATCCCAAGAAGGGCGGCGGCCGGGTCGGCGAACTGGACGAGGAGATGGTGTACGAGTCCCGGGTGGGCGACGTCTTCACCCTGGGCACCAGCTCCTGGCGCATCGAGGACATCACGCGCGACCGCGTCCTGGTCTCCCCCGCACCCGGCGTACCCGGCCGCCTCCCCTTCTGGAAGGGCGACCAGCTCGGCCGCCCGCTCGAACTGGGCCGCGCGGTGGGCGCGTTCCTGCGCGAGGTCGGCTCGCTGCCCAAGGACGACGCCCGGCCGCGCCTGCTGGCGGCGGGCCTGGACGCCTGGGCGGCGGACAACGTGCTGTCGTACCTGGACGAGCAGCGCGAGGCCTGCGGCCATGTCCCGGACGACCGCACGATCGTCGTGGAGCGCTTCCGCGACGAGCTGGGCGACTGGCGGGTCGTCGTCCACTCCCCCTTCGGCGCCCAGGTCCACGCGCCGTGGGCGCTCGCCCTCGGCGCCCGCCTGTCCGAGCGGTACGGCATGGACGCGCAGGTCATGCACGCCGACGACGGCATCGTGCTGCGCCTGCCCGACGCCGACCTGATGGGTCTGGACCTGCTCGACCAGGAGCCCGTGAAGGCCGGTACGGAGTACGACAGCGAGCAGGCGCCGGTAGGCGCGGCGGACGTCGCCTTCGACAAGGGCGAGGTCGACCAGATCGTCACCGACCAGGTGGGCGGCTCGGCCCTGTTCGCCTCCCGGTTCCGCGAGTGCGCCGCGCGCGCGTTGCTTCTGCCGCGCCGCAACCCCGGCAAGCGCACCCCGCTGTGGCAGCAGCGCCAGCGCGCGGCCCAACTGCTTCAGGTGGCCAGCGAGTTCGGCTCGTTCCCGATCGTCCTGGAGGCGGTCCGTGAGTGCCTCCAGGACGTCTTCGACGTCCCCGGACTCGCCGAGCTGATGGGCGACATCGAGTCCCGCAAGGTACGCCTGGTCGAGGTCACCACCCCGGAGCCGTCCCCGTTCGCGCGTTCTCTCCTGTTCGGGTACGTCGCCCAGTTCCTGTACGAGGGTGACTCCCCGCTCGCCGAGCGCCGTGCCGCCGCGCTGTCCCTGGACTCCCGGCTGCTGGCCGAGCTGCTGGGCCAGGCCGAGCTGCGCGAGCTGCTCGACGCCGAGGTGCTGACCGAGCTGGAGCGCGAGCTGCAGTGGCTCACCGAGGACCGCCGGGTCAAGGACCTGGAGGGTGTGGCCGACGTGCTGCGCCTGCTCGGTCCGCTGACCGACGCCGAGCTGGTCGCGCGGGGCGCGGATCCGCACTGGGCGCGCGAGCTGGCCGGGGCCCGCCGGGCCATCAAGGTCCGCATCGCCGGCGCCGACCACTGGGCGGCGATCGAGGACGCGGGCCGGCTGCGGGACGCGCTCGGCACGGCGCTTCCGGTCGGCGTGCCCGAGGCCTTCACCGAGCCGGTCAAGGACCCACTCGGCGACCTCCTCGCCCGCTATGCGCGCACGCACGGCCCGTTCACGTCGGCCACGGCGGCGGCCCGCTTCGGTCTGGGTGTCGCGGTCACCGAGGGCGCGCTGCACCGGCTCGCGGCGGGCGGCCGGGTGGTCCAGGGCGAGTTCCATCCGGCGGGCATCGGCCAGGAGTGGTGCGACGCGGCCGTACTGCGCCGCCTTCGCCGCCGCTCCCTGGCCGCGCTGCGGCACGAGCTGGAGCCCGTCCCGCCGGCCGCGCTCGCCCAGTTCCTGCCGCAGTGGCAGCACATCGGCAAGGGCCACGGGCTGCGCGGGATCGACGGGCTGGTGCGCGCCGTAGAGCAGTTGCAGGGTGCCTCCGTGCCCGCCTCCGCGCTGGAGAAGCTGGTCCTGCCCTCCCGCGTGGCGAACTACACGCCCGCGATGCTCGACGAGCTGACCGCGGCCGGCGAGGTGGTGTGGGCCGGTGCGGGCGCCCTGCCCGGCAAGGACGGCTGGGTCTCCCTCTATCTGGCGGACACCGCCCCCCTGATCCTCCCGCCGCCCCACCCCCTGGAGCTGACCGCGCTGCACCAGTCCGTCCTGGACGCGCTCTCCGGCGGCTACGGCCTGTTCTTCCGTCAGATCGCCGACCAGGTACGGGCCACCACTCACCCCGACGTCACCGATCCTCACCTGGCTGACGCGCTCTGGGATCTGGCCTGGTCGGGCCGGCTCACCAACGACACCCTCGCCCCGATGCGCTCCCTGCTCGGCTCGGGCCGTACGGCGGGCTCGACCGCGCACCGCGCCAAACGGTCGGTCCCGCGCGGGCGTTATGGCTCACTGACGGCCGCCGCCCGCTCCGCCTCCCGTACGGGCCCGCCCACCGTCGCAGGCCGCTGGTCGCTGCTGCCCGGGGCCGAACCGGACACCACCGTGCGCGCCCACGCGCTGGCCCGCACCCTGCTGGACCGGCACGGTGTGGTCACACGCGGGGCGGTCGCGGCGGAGGGCGTGGAGGGCGGCTTCTCGGCGGTGTACCGGGTGCTGTCGGCCTTCGAGGAGAGCGGCCAGGCTCGGCGCGGCTATGTGGTCGAGGGGCTGGGCGCGGCCCAGTTCGCCATGGACGGCGCGGTGGACCGGCTCCGCGCGGTGGCGGGCGTCCGCGACCGCGGCGAGGGCCTGGCCTCCCCGGCCCACCGGAACGCCTTCATCACCCCAGGCACCGGTTTCGCCGACCCGGCGTTCCCGACCGGCTTCGACGGTGCGCCGCACGCCCACCCCCTCCCCGGCGCCTTCGACGGTTCGGACGGCGGTTTCGCCCACCCCGGCCTGGACGGCGACTTCACCTGGCCACCGGAAGACCCCCCGCCCGCCCCCGGCGAGTACGTCTCCCCCCGCGACCTGGCCGACCCCTTCGCCTCCCCCGGCTACGGCGGCCCCCGAGGCGGCGGCACCGCCTACGGCACGTCCGCCGGCCGGGGCTACGGCAGCGGTCGTTCGGGTCCGTCGGTGCCCGACCCGCGTGCCGTGGTCCTCGCCGCGGCCGATCCCGCCAACGCCTACGGCGCGGCCCTCGGCTGGCCGGAGTCGCCCACCGGCGCCGGGCACAAGCCGGGCCGCAAGGCGGGCGCGCTGGTCGTGCTGGTGGAGGGCGAGCTGACGCTGTACATGGAGCGTGGCGGCAAGACCCTGCTGGCCTGGCCCGCCGCCCCCGACGTCCCGGCCCCGGAGGACCCCCGGCTCCGTACGGCGGCCGAGGCTCTGGCCGCGGCGGCCCGCGCAGGTTCGCTCGGCACCGTCACGGTCGAGCGGATCAACGGCATCCAGGCCCTGACCTCACCCATAGGCGTCCTTCTGGAGGCCGCGGGCTTCGTGGCCACACCGCGCGGCCTGCGCCTGAGAGCGTGACCTCGGCCGCGCGCCCGCCCCACCCCGGCGCGGAATCCTCGCCTCACCCCACCGTGGGACCCTGGACGCATGCCCGAAGGTGACACGGTCTGGCAGGCCGCGCGGCGGCTGCACGAGGCCCTCGCGGGCAAGGCGCTGACCCACAGCGACTTCCGGGTGCCGAAGTACGCGACGGTCGACCTCACCGGCCGTACGGTGCTGAACACGATCCCGCGCGGCAAGCACCTGCTGACCCGGTTCGAGGGCGACCTGACCCTGCACACCCATCTGCGGATGGAGGGGGCGTGGCAGGTGTACGCCACGGGTGAGCGCTGGCGGGGCGGGCCTGCGCATCAGATCCGGGTGGTCCTCGGCACCGCCGACCGCACGGCCGTGGGTTACCGCCTCCAGGTCCTGGAGCTGCTGCGCACGCACGACGAGGAGCGGGCCATCGGCCATCTCGGCCCCGACCTGCTCGGCCCGGACTGGGACGCCGAGCGCGCCCTGGCCAACCTCCTCGCCGACCCCGCCCGCCCACTCGGCGAGGCCCTGCTCGACCAGCGCAACCTGGCCGGGATCGGCAACATCTACAAAAGCGAGCTGTGCTTCCTGCTCGGCGCGACCCCCTGGCTGCCCGTCGGCGCGCTGCCCGCGGACCGCGCCGAGAAGCTGCCCCTGCTCGCCAAGAAGCTGCTGGAGACGAACCGCGACCGCCCGGTCCGCCAGACCACGGGCCTGCACCGGCACGACCTGTTCGTCTACGGCCGCGCACCCCGCCCCTGCCTGCGCTGCCGTACGCCCGTCCGCGTGGCCGACCAGGGCGACGGCTCCCGGGCCCGCCCCACCTACTGGTGCCCCACCTGCCAGACGGGCCCGGCACCGGCGCCCGGACCGTCCCGGCACCACCGCCCCCGCCGTTCCGCCTGACGAGTCCGCAGTCCGACCGACGGCCCGTCAAACGCGTCGAACCCGTCGGCAGGAAGGCCAACACGTTTCCACCAATTGACGGACCGTCAGATCGAATCGTACGTTCGCTGCATGGGCCTCACCGCGTACGACCTCACCGGACGCACCGCGTTCGTCACCGGAGCCGCCGGCGGCATCGGCCGGGCCTCGGCCGTCCTGCTCGCCGAGGCGGGCGCGACGGTGCACTGCGCCGACCGGGACGCGGACGGCCTGCACGGCACGGCCGCGCTGATCAAGGACCGCGGTGGCACAGCCCTCGTACACGTCCTGGACGTCACCGACCGGACGGGGCTCGCCGAGGCCGTACGGTCCTGCGGGCGTCTGGACGTGCTCGCGGCGATCGCCGGGATCATGCACAGCAGCCCGGTGCTGGACACCCGTGACGAGGATCTCGACCGGGTTCTGAACGTCAACTTCAAGGGCGTGCTGTACCCCTGCCAGGAGGCGGCCCGGCTGATGCTCGCCCATGGCACCCGGGGCAGCATCGTCACCATGGCGTCCGGCGCGGTCGACACCGGCGGACCGGGGCTGCTCTGCTACGGCGCGGCGAAGGCCGCCGTGGTCCAGCTGACCAAGACGCTGGCCACCGAGGTCGGCCGGCACGGCATCCGGGTCAACGCGGTCGCGCCCGGCTGGATCCGCACTCCCATGACCGAGCGTCACGACCGCGAGGCCCAGGCGCACGCCGAGGGCACGATGGCGCGGATGGCGCCGCTCGGCCGGGTCGGCGAGCCGGCCGACGTCGCTCACGCAGTGCTGTATCTGGCGTCGGACGCCTCGTCGTTCACGACGGGTCAGATACTTCGCCCGAACGGGGGTGTGGCGATGCCCTGGTGACGTCCCCGGTCCGCCAGGCCGCCACCCAGCGCCCCCTCGACAGCGCCCCGGCCGCCTGCCCCTTGGGCACACAGTGCACGGGCAGCACGCTCAGCCCCCACCCACCGGCCACGACGGCTCCTTCCACCACCCCCGGGCCCTGCCCCAGCGCGAGCCGCAGCACGGCCCACCACCACACGACCGTGAGCCCCAGCCCGAGCGCCCAGCGCACTGTCCGCGCCACCATGGCCGCCATCACCTCCTGCGGGACGCTAGACCGCCGCCTGTCCGGCGCGGGAGGCGCATCGCGGGCTCACCGATGCACATCGTCGAGCCATGGTCGAGTCACCTGAGACAGCACGTCGAGCGCGTCTGGACGGATCGCTAAGCGTTCTCCGCCTGGAACATCCAGTGATGCTTCTCCAGGTCCGCCGTGATCCCGATGAAGATGTCCTGGGACACCGGATCCGGTGTCCCCGTCGCCTCCACCCGCTTCCGCATCCGGGTGATCACCGCGCCGAGCGCGTCCACCATCGCGCCGACCGCGTCCCCGTCCTTGATCCAGCCCGCCGGAGTGGTGCCGATACCGCTGCCGGAGGACACCGTGGCCGCGCGTCCGTCAGGTGGGACACCGAGGGCCGAGGCCCGCTCGGCCACCGTGTCGGAGTGGGTGCGCGCGGAGGCGACGACCTCGTCGAGCTGGAGGTGGATGGACCGGAACCGGGGCCCGACGACGTTCCAGTGGATCTGCTTGGCGACCAGCGAGAGATCCACCAGATCGACGAGAGCGCCCTGCAGCGCCTCGGACACGGTCTTCAGATCCGCGTCGGCCAACGGGCTCTTCACGACGTACATCCGCTTCCTCCGGTGCTTCGGCGCCGTCACGTCCCTCCACCATGACCGCACCGCGCAAACCCGGCAAACGGACGCAAGCCGACCGGCAATGACAGAGCCCCGGTGGACTCCCCCAGGTCTCCCTGGAGCAGCCGGCCGGGGCTGTCACTCGTATCGGATCGCTAGGCCGCGTGCGCGAACCTCACGCGGCGACCACGTCCACCGCCTCCGCGGGCGCCTTGATGGTCACCCGTTCCGGGGGCACACCGGTCACCGACACCGAACCCAGCATCGGACGGACCGGGGTGGGCACGGGCTCGGTGGCCGCGGCGGACTGGGCCAGCTCGGCGAGCGCCAGCTCGTCGCTCACTTCTCGCATGAGTTCCGACATCCGTACGTCCAGCGCGTCGCAGATGGCGGCGAGCAGCTCGGAGGAAGCCTCCTTCTGCCCCCGCTCCACCTCGGAGAGATAGCCGAGTGAGACTCGGGCGGACGAGGAGACTTCGCGCAGAGTACGGCCCTGGCGTTGGCGCTGCCGACGCAGCACGTCACCCAGCAGGCGACGGAGCAGAATCATCGGTGGCTCCCTCCTCGGACCGCGTAGCCGCATCCTTCTCGCCCCACCGTACCGCCTCGCGCCGCGGCCGTGCGGGGAGCGATGTCGTGTTCACTCAGGGCTGCAAACATCAAAACCCCCCGTTCCGTTCCGTATCCTGTGCCCGCTCATTTCCGGTCTGTTCGTCCGCAAGCCGCTCCAGGAGCAGTGCGAGTACGCTCCGTACACTCTCCATACGAATTTCCGCACGGCTGCCGTTCAACCGCAGAGCCTCCACTTTTCCGCCACCGGCAGAACCTGGGCGGCCGGTGAACGGCCCGTCGGCGGCCACGAACACCGTCCCGACAGGCTTGCCGTCCTGCGGGTCGGGGCCGGCGACCCCGGTGGTCGCGAGGCCCCAGTCGGCGCCCAGAGCCTTGCGCACTCCGGCCGCCATCTGGGCGGCGACCTGCGGATCCACCGCTCCCTGTCGCTCCAGCAGGGCGGTGTCGACGCCCAGCAGGTCGCGCTTCAGTTCCGTGGCGTAGGCAGTGACCGAGCCCCGGAACACCTTGGACGCTCCGGGGACTCCCGTGATCTCCGCCGCCACCAGGCCACCGGTGAGCGACTCGGCGACGGCGAGGGTCTCGCCCCTCACTGTCAGTAGTCGCACCAGTTCGGTGGCCGTGGAACTCACGCTTCCTCATCCTCCAACGCTGCCGCCCGCTCGGCGATTCCCCGGCGGCGCAGCACAATGGCTTGTCTTACGTAGTCGAGACCGGTGACGACGGTGAGGACGACCGCCACAGCCATCACCCAGAACCGCAGAGTCGCCAGCCACCCCGTCAGTGCCAGGACGTACATCCCGACTGCCACGCCCTGGGTGAGTGTCTTGAGCTTGCCGCCCCGGCTCGCGGGGATCACTCCGTAGCGAATGACCAGAAAACGCAGAAGTGTGATACCGAGTTCCCGGCCGAGGATCACCACGGTGACCCACCACGGCAGATCGCCCAGGGCGGACAGACAGATGAGCGCCGCCCCCATGATCGCCTTGTCGGCGATGGGGTCGGCGATCTTCCCGAAGTCGGTGACCAGGTTGTAGGTGCGCGCCAGATGCCCGTCGAACAGGTCGGTGATCATGGCGATGGCGAAGGCCGCCCAGGCCAGCGAGCGCCAGGCCGGGTCATAGCCGCCGTTCGCGAGCATCAGCGCCACGAAGCCGGGCACCAGGACCAGCCGGAGCATGGTCAGCAGATTGGCTACGTTCCAGACGCTGGCCTGATTGACGGCCGCAGCCGTGATCTTCCCGCCGCGCGGGGGCTTGCCACCGCTGTCGGCACCTGGAGCAGAACCGGAGACCTCCGACCGGGCGCCGTCGGCAGCCGCGGCGGAACCCCGAGGGCCCTGTGCGCCGGAGGAGCCGCCCGCGGCGGATGCCGGGACTCCGGTCATCTGCCCGCCTCCTCACTACACGCGAGCGAGCCGGCCAGCGGCTCGGCCACCAGGTCGACACCTTCCGTACCGACCACCTTCGCCTCGACCATACGTCCGACGCTCAGGCCTTCGCCGCTCGTGAGCAGGACCTGGCCGTCGGTCTCGGGCGCCTGGTGCGCCGCGCGGCCGTACACGCCCTCTTCCTCGTCGACGGACTCGACCAGGACGCGCACGGTCTCGCCGACGCGCTCCTCGGCGCGCTGCGAGACGAGCTCCTCGGTGAGCCGGGAGATGTGCGCGAGCCGCTCGGCGACGACGTCCACGTCCAGCTTGTCGCCGTACGTCGCCGCCTCCGTGCCCTCCTCGTCGGAGTAGCCGAAGACACCGATGGCGTCCAGGCGGGCGCCGGTCAGGAAGCGCTCCAGCTCCGCCAGGTCGGCCTCGCTCTCGCCGGGGAAGCCGACGATGAAGTTCGACCGCACGCCGGCCTCGGGGGCCTTGGAGCGGATCGTGTCGAGCAGCTCCAGGAAGCGGTCCGTGTCGCCGAAGCGGCGCATGGCACGCAGCACGGCGGGCGCGGAGTGCTGGAAGGACAGATCGAAGTACGGAACGACCTTGGGGGTCGAGGTCAGGACGTCGATGAGCCCCGGGCGCATCTCGGCCGGCTGCAGATAGCTCACCCGCACCCGCTCGATGCCGTCGACCTCGGCGAGCTCCGGCAGCAGGGACTCCAGCAGGCGGATGTCGCCCAGGTCCTTGCCGTAGGAGGTGTTGTTCTCGGAGACCAGCATGATCTCCTTCACGCCCTGTTCCGCCAGCCACCGCGTCTCGTTCAGGACATCGCTGGGACGCCGCGAGATGAAGGAGCCGCGGAAGGAGGGGATGGCGCAGAAGGAGCAGCGGCGGTCGCAGCCGGAGGCGAGCTTGACCGAGGCGACCGGGGAGCCGTCCAGCCGGCGGCGCAGAGGGGAGCGCGGGCCGGAGGCGGGCGCGACGCCCTCCGGGAGGTCGGCCGGGCCGTGGCCGGGCAGCGCGACGGCGGCGGCCGATTCCTGGCGCTCGGCCGGGCTGATCGGCAGCAGCTTGCGGCGGTCGCGCGGGGTGTGCGAGGCGTGGATGCCGCCGGACAGGATGGTCTGCAGGCGATCGGAGATGTCCGCGTAGTCGTCGAAGCCGAGCACGCCGTCGGCCTCGGGCAAGGCCTCGGCGAGTTCCTTGCCGTACCGCTCGGCCATGCAGCCCACCGCCACGACGGCCTGGGTTCTGCCATGATCCTTGAGGTCGTTGGCCTCCAGGAGGGCGTCGACGGAGTCCTTCTTCGCGGCCTCGACGAAGCCACAGGTGTTGACCACGGCGACGTCGGCGTCCGCGGCGTCCTCGACGAGCTGCCAGCCGTCCGCCTCCAAACGGCCTGCGAGCTCCTCCGAGTCCACCTCGTTGCGGGCGCAGCCGAGAGTGACGAGTGCGACGGTACGGCGTTCAGGCATGGGCTCAAGACTACTTTGTCTCACTGACAGCCCACGTCGACGGGGTCAGGGCCTCCCCCGGCGGACCATGCCGGAGTCGCGAGGGCCGGCCCGCACATCTGCGGCGTTGTCGTCAGTCGCCGACGCCCCCACGCTCGAACGGGGCTCGCGCGGGGAGGACCCCCACGCGTCGCCCGCCGCGGCAGCGGCTGATGTCACGGCCTCCTTCGCCGTGCAGCCGCACGCACCAGCCCCCGCTCAGGCAGGCCGGGACGCACCGTCCCCTGCAGTCGGCCCGGTCCGGCGGGCAGACCCTGCCGATTCTCGGCCAACCCCGTCACAACCGCTCTCCCGAAGGGCCTCGCTCACCCGGCCACCGGGTCACCCTTCGTGTACGTCAGGCGCTCCACGGCGCCCGGCTGGAAGTTGTCGTCGATCTTCTTGCCGTTGACGTACAGCTCGATCGCG encodes:
- a CDS encoding ATP-dependent helicase — translated: MVSSAHRALDGFSPATRGWFTGAFSAPTAAQAGAWQSIGAGSDVLVVAPTGSGKTLAAFLAALDQLASAPPPADPKKRCRVLYVSPLKALAVDVERNLRSPLTGIRQESVRLGLPEPEVRVGIRSGDTPAAERRALSTRPPDILITTPESLFLMLTSATRDALTGVETVILDEVHAVAGTKRGAHLALSLERLDELLPRPARRIGLSATVRPVDEVARYLSPRRKVEIVQPESGKEFDLSVVVPVQDMGELGGSPAADAAEGGEKPSIWPHVEERIADLVQAHRSTIVFANSRRLAERLCNRLNEIAYERATGETLAEHHAPAQLMGGSGAAQGAPPVIARAHHGSVSKEQRALVEEDLKAGRLPAVVATSSLELGIDMGAVDLVVQVESPPSVASGLQRVGRAGHQVGAVSTGVVFPKYRGDLVQAAVVTERMRTGSIESLKVPANPLDVLAQQLVAMTALDTWQFDDLLALVRRAAPFASLPESAFTAVLDMLAGRYPSDAFAELRPRVVWDRVTGEITGRPGAQRLAVTSGGTIPDRGLFGVFLAGSDPKKGGGRVGELDEEMVYESRVGDVFTLGTSSWRIEDITRDRVLVSPAPGVPGRLPFWKGDQLGRPLELGRAVGAFLREVGSLPKDDARPRLLAAGLDAWAADNVLSYLDEQREACGHVPDDRTIVVERFRDELGDWRVVVHSPFGAQVHAPWALALGARLSERYGMDAQVMHADDGIVLRLPDADLMGLDLLDQEPVKAGTEYDSEQAPVGAADVAFDKGEVDQIVTDQVGGSALFASRFRECAARALLLPRRNPGKRTPLWQQRQRAAQLLQVASEFGSFPIVLEAVRECLQDVFDVPGLAELMGDIESRKVRLVEVTTPEPSPFARSLLFGYVAQFLYEGDSPLAERRAAALSLDSRLLAELLGQAELRELLDAEVLTELERELQWLTEDRRVKDLEGVADVLRLLGPLTDAELVARGADPHWARELAGARRAIKVRIAGADHWAAIEDAGRLRDALGTALPVGVPEAFTEPVKDPLGDLLARYARTHGPFTSATAAARFGLGVAVTEGALHRLAAGGRVVQGEFHPAGIGQEWCDAAVLRRLRRRSLAALRHELEPVPPAALAQFLPQWQHIGKGHGLRGIDGLVRAVEQLQGASVPASALEKLVLPSRVANYTPAMLDELTAAGEVVWAGAGALPGKDGWVSLYLADTAPLILPPPHPLELTALHQSVLDALSGGYGLFFRQIADQVRATTHPDVTDPHLADALWDLAWSGRLTNDTLAPMRSLLGSGRTAGSTAHRAKRSVPRGRYGSLTAAARSASRTGPPTVAGRWSLLPGAEPDTTVRAHALARTLLDRHGVVTRGAVAAEGVEGGFSAVYRVLSAFEESGQARRGYVVEGLGAAQFAMDGAVDRLRAVAGVRDRGEGLASPAHRNAFITPGTGFADPAFPTGFDGAPHAHPLPGAFDGSDGGFAHPGLDGDFTWPPEDPPPAPGEYVSPRDLADPFASPGYGGPRGGGTAYGTSAGRGYGSGRSGPSVPDPRAVVLAAADPANAYGAALGWPESPTGAGHKPGRKAGALVVLVEGELTLYMERGGKTLLAWPAAPDVPAPEDPRLRTAAEALAAAARAGSLGTVTVERINGIQALTSPIGVLLEAAGFVATPRGLRLRA
- a CDS encoding DNA-formamidopyrimidine glycosylase family protein, which translates into the protein MPEGDTVWQAARRLHEALAGKALTHSDFRVPKYATVDLTGRTVLNTIPRGKHLLTRFEGDLTLHTHLRMEGAWQVYATGERWRGGPAHQIRVVLGTADRTAVGYRLQVLELLRTHDEERAIGHLGPDLLGPDWDAERALANLLADPARPLGEALLDQRNLAGIGNIYKSELCFLLGATPWLPVGALPADRAEKLPLLAKKLLETNRDRPVRQTTGLHRHDLFVYGRAPRPCLRCRTPVRVADQGDGSRARPTYWCPTCQTGPAPAPGPSRHHRPRRSA
- a CDS encoding SDR family NAD(P)-dependent oxidoreductase is translated as MGLTAYDLTGRTAFVTGAAGGIGRASAVLLAEAGATVHCADRDADGLHGTAALIKDRGGTALVHVLDVTDRTGLAEAVRSCGRLDVLAAIAGIMHSSPVLDTRDEDLDRVLNVNFKGVLYPCQEAARLMLAHGTRGSIVTMASGAVDTGGPGLLCYGAAKAAVVQLTKTLATEVGRHGIRVNAVAPGWIRTPMTERHDREAQAHAEGTMARMAPLGRVGEPADVAHAVLYLASDASSFTTGQILRPNGGVAMPW
- a CDS encoding Dps family protein — its product is MYVVKSPLADADLKTVSEALQGALVDLVDLSLVAKQIHWNVVGPRFRSIHLQLDEVVASARTHSDTVAERASALGVPPDGRAATVSSGSGIGTTPAGWIKDGDAVGAMVDALGAVITRMRKRVEATGTPDPVSQDIFIGITADLEKHHWMFQAENA
- a CDS encoding helix-turn-helix domain-containing protein — protein: MILLRRLLGDVLRRQRQRQGRTLREVSSSARVSLGYLSEVERGQKEASSELLAAICDALDVRMSELMREVSDELALAELAQSAAATEPVPTPVRPMLGSVSVTGVPPERVTIKAPAEAVDVVAA
- a CDS encoding CinA family protein, with amino-acid sequence MSSTATELVRLLTVRGETLAVAESLTGGLVAAEITGVPGASKVFRGSVTAYATELKRDLLGVDTALLERQGAVDPQVAAQMAAGVRKALGADWGLATTGVAGPDPQDGKPVGTVFVAADGPFTGRPGSAGGGKVEALRLNGSRAEIRMESVRSVLALLLERLADEQTGNERAQDTERNGGF
- the pgsA gene encoding CDP-diacylglycerol--glycerol-3-phosphate 3-phosphatidyltransferase; protein product: MTGVPASAAGGSSGAQGPRGSAAAADGARSEVSGSAPGADSGGKPPRGGKITAAAVNQASVWNVANLLTMLRLVLVPGFVALMLANGGYDPAWRSLAWAAFAIAMITDLFDGHLARTYNLVTDFGKIADPIADKAIMGAALICLSALGDLPWWVTVVILGRELGITLLRFLVIRYGVIPASRGGKLKTLTQGVAVGMYVLALTGWLATLRFWVMAVAVVLTVVTGLDYVRQAIVLRRRGIAERAAALEDEEA
- the rimO gene encoding 30S ribosomal protein S12 methylthiotransferase RimO is translated as MPERRTVALVTLGCARNEVDSEELAGRLEADGWQLVEDAADADVAVVNTCGFVEAAKKDSVDALLEANDLKDHGRTQAVVAVGCMAERYGKELAEALPEADGVLGFDDYADISDRLQTILSGGIHASHTPRDRRKLLPISPAERQESAAAVALPGHGPADLPEGVAPASGPRSPLRRRLDGSPVASVKLASGCDRRCSFCAIPSFRGSFISRRPSDVLNETRWLAEQGVKEIMLVSENNTSYGKDLGDIRLLESLLPELAEVDGIERVRVSYLQPAEMRPGLIDVLTSTPKVVPYFDLSFQHSAPAVLRAMRRFGDTDRFLELLDTIRSKAPEAGVRSNFIVGFPGESEADLAELERFLTGARLDAIGVFGYSDEEGTEAATYGDKLDVDVVAERLAHISRLTEELVSQRAEERVGETVRVLVESVDEEEGVYGRAAHQAPETDGQVLLTSGEGLSVGRMVEAKVVGTEGVDLVAEPLAGSLACSEEAGR